The following DNA comes from Anastrepha obliqua isolate idAnaObli1 chromosome 1, idAnaObli1_1.0, whole genome shotgun sequence.
GGGCATTCATTCCATAaacggttttagcaataccaacaaaaaacaattcattacaGCGGAAAACGCGTAAGGgaactttaaaattaattttattgagcagATACGGACAATCTATTGAACCCGCGCAAATATCAAAGACAAAACACATCGACAACAGAACACGCCTAGACTCTAAGGACTTTAGATTTATTAATAAGCAACGAGAGCGATAGGACGGAGTGGAAACAACGAATTTCATCAAGCGCACAGCAAAGCGCACAAAATCTCTCTGAACAGCCTCTAATCTATTAATATAGCCTACATGAAAATGGTCTCTAAACGAATACCGCGTATTCTAACTTGGGAGTATAGGGATCTGAAAACGAAGAACGACTGCGACGAATCAAAGCTAACATTGTGAACGATTTAGAAAGATATATAGTTTATGTGGGTGGTGAAGTTGAGCTTGGAGTCAAAATAAACTCCCAGATCTTTTAATTCACTAATTGTCTTTAGCGGCGAGTTTGAGATGTAGTAAGCTGTTGgggcattattaaaaactttcgcATACGACGTATATTGACATTTATTAATGTTAAGGAACAAATAAAGGGTTACGCACACACCAACTATATAAGTTATTCAACTGACGCTGGAGAGTGGCTGAATCAATTTCATAATAGATCTTCAGATCACCCGCGTATAGAAGTAAATTGCACAAAACAGAACACCCAAAACAGAAGGAAACACCGTTAATGCAGAGGATAAATAGTAGCAGACCTAGGACACTAGCTGGAGGTACACCAGACGAAGCAACAACAGAAAAGCCGATACATTGTCAAGTGGAAGGACACAGGATAGGAAATAAACCGCTTAAGAAATTGAGAATGAAAAACGAAACACTGAAGTTTAGCTATTAATATTGGGTGAGGTACCCTATCAAAAGTCTTAGAAAAATCTGTATAGGTTGAATCAATTTAGAAACCTATTTGGAATGTATCCAAATGATCCTCCGTAAATGTTCACATATTGGTTTCCATACCAAACAGTCATATAATGCTGCGATGGAATTTTCGCAATTATCTGACACATGTAATTATCGAAACtgtaaaatactaaataaaactaatataaaaactATACATCTGACAATTATGAATGTGTTCAACAATTCAACCTATGCCCTAAGACTCCATTTCACGCATTCAAAATtctacacattttgaaaattccgcgTTCTAAAATTCTACATGgtcaaaccaaaaattaaattttggaagtTATCAGGTTTTAGTGTTTAGGCTTACATATTTTACTTGAGTGGCGAAGGAATTTATGGCGTGTCGCCTTTGCATATCTTCGAGCGCTAAATCATTTTCAATGATAAAATGCAAGccccttaatttttttattttgcctgtGCCTATGTAATAATCAATAAATGATGTTTTACTGACTGAGCACAACGaatgtttgaataaaaatttaataaaaaattcccTTTTCAGATAAGTAATAAGTACACAGAGATGGACATCAACACAAATATTTGTTGATCTTTTGCTAAGCAACTTAGTTGACATCAGCAGAGTTTGCTTTAGAAACAATACATTCTAGCcgctcataaaaatgtttatagttttgttcaatttttattttgaagttttgttttaagtagATATACAGATATGTGGTAACAAAACAAGTAAGGCTAAATTCGGTCCGGGACCAATTAGTGATATTTACTTTGTGCTAGCACTTCATTTTTGGAATGAAATAAACTCATAGTCAATGAGAGTTATAATTTTATAGCATTAAATTGATAAACGGAAATTTAATcttaaaatattactttattatataagtataagaGTGACCGGGGTTTTTATCTCATCTCAACAATATTTTTGGGGGCTCTAAAAGAGGTAGAGAGCAATACATGTACCAAGTTTGGTCGGGTTTTACTGAGCGCATATCTAGATAAACCCATTTACCCAAAAGTAGGCGTGACGcagctcatttttcaaaatgttactTGCCTCGTATTCCTTTTACCATTCATTTACCAACCTTATCGAAAAATACCCGGAGtatgttcagaaaattcaaaatacaaatttattcctcaaaagtgacaTTCAAAGAACTCCCCATCAActacaacgcacttatgccagtgtTTAATCCAgctttcgaaacatttctgaatTCGATGGCCGTTGGATGGtcttcgtttcgttcttggtcaaaaattcaacgATAACGATGGCACTGTGCGAAGATGCGtcatcatggtgcaaaatccaggaGTGGTTTTCCCACACATCCTGTCTCTTTTTAAGGtcaattgcttcacgtaaacgtccgATAACGTCCAAATATctgtccttattaactgtctggctctctggcaaaaattcgtggtgtacaatacagttttaaatcattcagtttaactttttttaactttttaacccAACTCTCTCATGGATGAATGAATTTGCGGTTACTTTTCTTTctctttattgatgtttttatcagttttttatgTCAACGGCCTGCAGCTACGTTTGCCAACTCATGAtctctttagagtatcattaccgaaacaggaTCCTAACATTactaaggttttcgcaccattgaatccatttttaacgcaaaatttaatacaaattcgtTGTGGAAAGTGTTTAGAGCTgtaaaaaatagaatagaatacacgtgcagaggtagatttaatCCAGATGGCGTGATTTTACAAATGTCATGCAACGGCGATCAAATTTTCGTATGCTAaccacagatgtggcaacctatcTCTATTTCTCCATGCTATTACATCCAACCGACATAGAAACATAGATACGTAAGACTCTTCTTTTAGGCTGTAAATGGCGACATCAATTAACAGTATCTCtttagatgaaaatttgtctttacttttacttagggaGGCATAACAAATCGAAAATTTGTAAGccgtttttctcgaatttttggttttttgagttgtgacattCTTTCAGCAATCGAGCAATATGTAAGTACATGTATGTAAAGAGAATTGTTCCGCTATTTTGCTGGCCATAAAAATGGGCTCtaaaaagtaaagcaaaaatgaattgcattgaaatccggTTTTGAGTGGCATCGTTAAAGGTCTCTTTTAGCGATAATTATTTATGATTATCAATACTAATAATGTCAGTCTTGATcaaccattttttctttttttttttggtggcgtTTTAGAATGCTCAGAAGCAGAGATGAGTTGTTGGTCGTCTTTTACAATTCAATCGACCAGTTTAAGACGGAGCGCAGATATATGCACATCATCTTTTCGTACGTATTCGTAAATTTTAGACACACATTCAAGTGAGAAATGAGAATTCTTTAGATATTTCGGTATAATTCGAAATGAAATGTGTACTAGTATTTGTTGTTAGTGCGTTCGCTCAAATCTACTATTGCAATGGAGTATTGGAGCGATCGTTCAGTGCAGAGCACAGTGCTGATAAGGATTTAGAGCACTCCCGCCGATCGCAGCGGTCACAATTCAAGTCAGGCGGCAGTGATTTTGGTGATTTAGAAAATTCTCAGAAGCCAGCAGTTCCACTTTTTGGTGCGCACTTTCTGCACGGCTCTACAAATGGTAGAATGGTACAGCCGCATTCCAGCCGGCAACAGCATCATCAAgatcaacaacagcaacaaaagctTGACATAAAACATCATCAATGTCAACAGCATCAGCAAAAACAACGACCACAAGCAGTAAAAACAATTATAGCTAATAATCGGCagatgccaaaaaataatcagcaaaCTGGCCCAGCAGAACAACACATGAACCACCAACACCAGCCAAATTACAAGCTTAATCGGCAATataatagcaataacaacaacaacgcaaacGATCATATTGATAGAAGCAATGGAAGTAATAACAGGAATGACAATAAACATCGAGGGGTTCAGGGACACCACGATCAGTTTGGGATTGTGCATGAAAACAATCAAAATAAcagcaatattaaaaataattatcacaACAACTTTACAatgagcaaaataaataatattaacaccAGTAATGTTgctaaaaatatcaatggcgATGCCAACAGTGCGCCACGTAGCATCCCAAAACTCGCCATCATAGACACCGCAACGACAACGATGACTACAAAGGCATcagcaacaactgcaacaatGAAAACTACAGCATCAACACCCGCCGACCAAAAAGGGCTTCCTCTGAAATCGATTGCAGGCATACAACATACGCTGCCATCAACATCTACACCCGTCCAGCAACCCATTCCACAGAATACGAAACTACTAAATATTAATACAGTACCTCATTTCATAGCAAATCATGTCCCACCCACAACCAAATCGCCGCGATTAGCTACCGGTGATATGAGGACGTTACATTTTCGAAGAAGTGTCTCCAATAACCCCTTTTTACAAAATCAACCTCTCAGAAACCAGAATATCGAAACCTCATCTACAGAAAAAATCTTTAAACAAACCACTTTTATGCAAAATCCGTTTTTCCAAAATCATAACTTACCAAATCCTTCAAATCAAATCCCATTAGTACCGAATAACGAATCGACACAAAATCCTTGGCTACACAATATTACTCCCAAGCCTACAAATCCCGGTTATGCCATGCAAAACCCATACACACCTGTTGCTGCATCAAATCCTTTCATACCAAATTTCCCTATACAGACTCCTTCCGAGCCTTCACCGGATCGCACACCTGATCCATTCATGCCATTTATGCCGAACTTTCCCTTCAATCCCTCGACAAGTATTCCAAACAAAATGTCCACTCAAAGTGTACCCGCAGTCAGTACTTCAGCACAGAATGACACGCAAAGCGTGATCAAGTCACAAACCGATAAAAATATTTCGTCGACGCCAAGTACGAGCTCAACAAGCACAACTCAGTCGATTGTAACGCCCAGTTCTGCTATACGGGCTCCAACTATCAGCCCAGCATTAAACGAGCTCATTAAAAAGGGTGCGATCATATTCCCAGATTTGCTATATCCTACAACAACTACTTCTAGCGCACGACAACTTATAGATATAAGAAGACGCTAGAAAAAAATAGCCATGAAACTCTTAACTGATAACCGTAAACAGCAACGGCTGCGAactgaaaacataaaataaaaattacactcCCCACGCAGCtctcaaataatacaaataaattccaataaaaatattatacatactttTAATAAACTAAGTTTGATTAATaccatttatgaaaaatttgggtTTAAATGATTtctactaatattttttaatgttaaaattttatttaaaagagtgacttcgcaattttcaaaaagtgtgTTGTCAATACCGCTAATAGCCATATTGTTCATATGAGTGCCCACATGTTTTATATGAGTTCCCCACCGATAGAGCCGGTTGCCCACCGATAGATGCCGTTGCCGCCGTAATTTCCATGTGCATAGTGCTCCTTTGGATAATGCTTTTGAGGGTAGTGTCCGGATGCATAGGGTCCTGGTCCTTGCACATATGACACTTGGGCGGGATAATAGCCCCCATGAGGCTGTTGATTGTCACCGCCTGGTTGGGCGCCATTGCCATAGTAACGATGATTATGATAGTGCGTATGGATTGGTTTTGGCGGTTGGTTGTTTTCGGATCCTGACGGATATCTCGGGTGTGGATCGGGGAGAAAAGCTTCCAGCACAGCTAAGGCAATTTTATCGAATAAGGGGCATGCAGATGTCAAAGTggtaatagcaacaataaatataaaaagaacgCTAGTCCTCATATTGTCAATATTACTTCTGTGTGTCTATAAacttcaattaatttattttatagtgAATCAAAGCACAGCATCCAATAAACTGATGTATTTTGATTCATTGAGCttttatataaagaaatgtatgactatatatgtatgtactttttcgaaaattgtatatatataatacatatatgcatacgtatgaactcaaaatatttatttggaattaCCCGAGATAACCTCAAGTAGACATTTCACTGATAATATAATTACCTTTTTTTGCTTGAATGATTACTTGCTCAAGGATAAACCCAATGGTCatagtaaacaaaaatacaataatgtgtatttatatgtataagtaaatatatacctctatgtatgtattttcttaTTTGGCAAATGATGagccaattattattaaatttcattttttgtgcatttaacAATGTTGGGAAGAGTCTTCTACTTCTGagacacgcatacatacataagtgcatagttaaaaattgttaaataactaGTTTGCTAGATGGGATTTATAATATTGGCCAAAGCCACCAAAGCCACTGAATCATATTTCGATGTACCATGTCGGAGTCAGAATTAAAACTGGAGTAGAACAAGGGGATAAAGACATCCACGCCATATCCAAAACCTTCACGGATTGAAATTGCAGCTGGTAGAATTGTAGCGCCgtgaaaataaaaggaaatatagAAGAAGAAAACATTTGCCTTCTTCGTCGATTTTGCTGGCGCTTTCGACACTCTTCCACGTAACATGGCATTTTACAAGCTTGCGATGTACGGCTTGCCTTATATATGGTACGGGGGCAACACGAACAGGGTTTGGTTTAATGGCAAAATTTCAGATACTTTTGCTGTAAATCAGGGCATCCGGCGCGAAAAATGAAGATGTACTCGCCTTCAGCATTGTTAACGAAAATGCAACACTATCTTCCGCCTTATTACCATATTATGCATCCGTTTTCACAGCCGAAGCAACTGCCATCTATAACGCCTgtaaaatagcagaaaaaaacGGAGGCAAAATGGCGTATCTGCAGTGACTCACTATCAACTttgacttcaataaaaaatataaacaacaacGATATATTGATATCTCAAATCAGAGATACGCTAATATCAAACcctgaaaaaataaagttgttttGGATACCTAGCCATATTGGAATACGTGGAAACACCTTAGCAGACGCAGCAGCAAAACTTGCCACTAAGTCGCCGTTACACACAATATACAGTTTTAACAAGGTCGACCTAAAAAACGCAACTAACAAAGCAAATCGACAACAAATGTTACATCGATGGCAAAACATAAACCATTATTATAAATGCATTAATCCAAGCTTCATCCCTCCAATCTTCCCAGCAACAACTACAAGGCGAAACACGATTATTTATACCCGTTTTCGGCTTGGACATACACGCCTGACCCACAGCAACCTCTTTCAAAACAACAACCCACAAAACCACGTTTGTCAATTCTGCAACGAAGAGACACTTTCTATCCAACACATCGATACAAATTGTGAAGCATTACATTCAATAAGACAATCAATATCAAGCCACACAATAGAAGAACTTCTGTCCGAAGTTAACgcagaaaacattaaaagttttatacactatatttacaaaattaatttgtattttgaaatctAAATTATACACGAATAttattatatctatatatataaaaatgaattgattttcgtttgtacgcatttttttgggccgacctaacctaacctaacctttcatattatagggatccactagaggaaggtttttagcaaaaaaaaaatttcttttaaatattttcttcatataaaaaaaagaaaaaatcaaaatattgtacaaaacaaaacttgctcgattcttagattaaagtaagtttcgaatcgacattcattttatgtgtacgttttttgaatttttcgttattgtaaaACGATTTGTGTCGTGTTGTAATTAAAGAGTcgaatacagaaatttcaaatgattcgaatgaaaattttttttttttttaatttcttccataaaatattacacctgtcgttagacaataagtaatttgactTACAAAAAGAtagaatgagagtgatattgaagggccaatgcccccaagctcatttagaagaaatatatacatacatattatttaaaaacaagtggttaccaaacaatgacatatacgattagttgacaattgattacaaggattttgcaagatctgttggtgtttgatggttaagccgactttgggtagatttttctttattttctttgaccaattctatatggaaatgaatgcgtttgcaaacgatgttttcggctatgaacaaatgttggaatcgaatgaaaaaggaaagaaacgcgaaatgataaaaaaaattcttggaaaatttaaagtgaatggtgcttcattggaaaaattcaaaggtaataagaacatacacaagataaagttagaatttgaatttttagatttattttgtttatttctcattttttcagaagtacaccacacaataactcattccaactctgattttgaaatcctgttggaattggtgatcgataattttgtcactataatggtcaatggaaatttgcgtgtatcagaccctgcatattatttaccatatcaactttttatggaacatatggaccaaatgaacacaaaaaaataatttagttttgttttgattttttgcaacattttggttttcagttaatacaataaaaacaatactgttttttcgtgaacacaaaattctaaatttattacgttgtttgtttagaaattttttagaaaaaaagtaaattatttggttttgaggaaatttgtttattgttgctatttgtgacagcgtagatatttgtaagtatttgactataatcctaaaagttaatggaataccactatgacacatagaaaacattttttcaaaggggtgtttttcgaaaattacaaaaaaaattgttttcaaaaattttgaaaaaataaagtaaaataaaaaaaatttcgaaagcatgaaattttttcaaaaccaaattttcctcaaaaagataaaagaaatttcttcgaagaggtgtttttctaaaattacaaaaaaaaaaattcaaaaattttaaacaaataaaataaaataaaactttttcaagggtatgaaattttttcaaaacaaaattttctgaaaaccaaacaaaattaaaaaaaaaatggtgtttccaaagcatttcatattccactattaatagagaatacattttttcgagggggtgtttttcaaagcggaaaaaaatcttttttaacaaatcaatttaaacttttacaaaagtatgaaattttttcaagaacaaaattttctcaaaaacgttaaattaaaaaaaaatagttttttcaaaatatttaattttcagcaattaactgagaagaaatttgttagagcgaagtgtttttcaaaacttcaaaaaacactttttaaccaaaaaaaataaaccttttttcaaaaaaaacaggaatgataacattgcctaacaatttctgcacttttgcacagtctaaagaggcattgatacagagtgtatttccaaacatagttcaacattacaaaaacaatgattggctcagcgaaagagcaattttagctgggaaaaataaggacgtcaatgatataaatataGCTATTTTGGATCAAATAACTGGTGGCATAGTTGCATATaagtaagtcaatggacactattactgatcaagatgatgtcgtaaattatccattatgcggtattaatttagaatacccaattttttctcatggacaattgtatgtagcttgctcacgagtaggcaaaccatcgtcattatttaTTTACGCGAAAGATAGAAAAACCAAAAGCGCtatctaccaaaaagtgttacaataaagttcgaatgaaattgtatcaaagaatttgctttgtttcgtattaattttattctctttcagcaaatcattgaatttttcgcctagcgaagcgggcgagggtacgctagttattatataaatacttatgttacgtaaagctgatggcctagtcgctaatgctttttaattcattgtgatTGTACTTTTAATAAACTAAGTTTGATTAATaccatttatgaaaaatttgtgtttaaatgatttctactaatattttttaatgtgaaaattttaaataaaatagtgactttgtaattttcaaaaaagtgtgTTGTCAATACCGCTAATAGCCATGTTGTTTATATGAGTGATGCCGCGCATATCCTGATGGCTCATAGCCAGCAGTAATGCCCACCGATAGAGCCGGTTCAGGATGCACATAGCCGTTGCCGCCGTAATTTCCATGTGCATAGTGCCCCTGTGGATAATGCTGTTGAGGGTAATGTCCGGGTGCATAGGGTCCTGGTCCTTGCACATATGACACTTGGGCGGGATAATAGCCCCCATGAAGCTGTTGATAGTAACCATCTGGTTGGGCGCCATTGCCATAGTAATGATGATCATGATGGTGTTGATGGTAACCCGGTTGGTAGTTGGCGGATCCTGACGGATATCTCGAGTATGGATTGGGGTCAACAACTTCCAGCAAAGCTTCGGCAATTTTGTCGAATGTGGGGCGTGCAGATGTCAAAGTGGTAATAGcagcaataaatataaaagtaacgGTAGACTTCATATTGTCAATATTACTTCTGTGTGTCTATAAacttcaattaatttattttatagtgAATCCAAGCACAGCATCCAATAAACTGATGTTTTTTGATTCATTGAGCCTTTATATAGAGAAATGTatgattatatatgtatgtacttttttgaaaattgtatatatataatacatatatacatacgtatgaactcaaaatatttatattatttggaaTTACCCGAGATAAGCTCAAGTAGACATTTCACTGATAATATAATTCCCCTTTTTTGCCTGAATGATTACTTGCTCAAGGATAAATCCAACGGTGatagtaaacaaaaatacaataatgtGTGTTTacatgtataagtaaatatatacctctatgtatgtattttcttaTTTGGCAAATGATGagccaattattattaaatttcattttttgtgcatttaacAATGTTGGGAAGAGTCTTCTATTTCTTagacacgcatacatacataagtgcatagttaaaaattgttaaataactaTTTTGCTAGATGGGATTTATAATATTGGCCAAAGCCACCAAAGCCACTGAATCATATTTCGATGTACCATGTCGGAGTCAGAATTAAAACTGGAGTAGAACAAGGGGATAAAGACATCCACGCCATATCCAAAACCTTCACGGATTGAAATTGCAGCTGGTAGAATTGTAGCGCCgtgaaaataaaaggaaatatagAAGAAGAAAACATTTGCCTTCTTCGTCGATTTTGCTGGCGCTTTCGACACTCTTCCACGTAACATGGCATTTTACAAGCTTGCGATGTACGGCTTGCCTTATATATGGTACGAGGGCAACACGAACCGGGTTTGGTTTAATGGCTTTAATGGCAAAATTTCAGATCCTTTTGCTGTAAATCAGGCCATCCGGCAAGTCCTGTACTTTGCTCACTATACCTAAACGATCTCAATGACAGTCGattatacgttaccgaaacgatccggatttatatccggtcaaggactgtcactccaacagcattccccgtatgtaaatatggggaatgtttatgctgctaaaacaacaacaactcctcAATGATTACCTAAAAGGAGGCATATAAATTGTAAACACGGATGTATGCTGACGATTTGGTCTTATTGGCGGAAACACCCTCAGACCTCCACCAAATGGTAGATGCAATGCACAATTGTTGCTCGCTAGGAGCATGAAAAGTTAATCTTGCCAAGTCAAAAGGAGTCGTTTTTAGGATAGGTGGTAGAGTCTCAAACAACTGTAACTGGAAATATGAGAATGTCCCAATAGAAATAGTTAATGAATACAAATACTTAGAACAGTTAACTATAACCTCACGTTTTCCAAACATACGGATAAATACCTcaaaagaaaaaactgaaaatcttTGAGGCAGCCTCTAGCTTTATCTTGTTTTATGGAGCGCAAGTTTGGGGAGTTAAAGGGTTTGAGCAAGTGGAGAAGCTTTTATCCGTTTTAATTAagaaagtaatatttttgtCGTCGAACATCCCAAACTACAGCATACACATGCATTTTATCGCGTGGTGCTTAAGTCTAACGACACCAAGGCTTCCTCGTATCCTTGCTGAAGAAACGATCAGATTAGGTGCTTACTGGGTAAAATATTGGAAGGAGCTAGTGTGTAGTGTCATTATTAGAATTTCCTTCGGCTCGTATAATGGAGTTCTTGCCTACACTACTAAATCaactgaatgaaaaagaattaattttgttCGCTCAGAGAGCTTCTGTTTCCAACTCACAGGAAATTTATCCGCACCGTATACCTTTAAATGTGCCTtatttcaatgatgatttctCTGCGTATGCCATACGTCTAATATTTTGAGCCAGGGGTGGTTTCCTCAACATTAACGCAAGAACTTTTAACAACACTTCCTCCGTATTGTAGCTGGA
Coding sequences within:
- the LOC129242865 gene encoding pupal cuticle protein Edg-91-like is translated as MKSTVTFIFIAAITTLTSARPTFDKIAEALLEVVDPNPYSRYPSGSANYQPGYHQHHHDHHYYGNGAQPDGYYQQLHGGYYPAQVSYVQGPGPYAPGHYPQQHYPQGHYAHGNYGGNGYVHPEPALSVGITAGYEPSGYARHHSYKQHGY
- the LOC129238887 gene encoding transcription factor mef2A-like, whose protein sequence is MKCVLVFVVSAFAQIYYCNGVLERSFSAEHSADKDLEHSRRSQRSQFKSGGSDFGDLENSQKPAVPLFGAHFLHGSTNGRMVQPHSSRQQHHQDQQQQQKLDIKHHQCQQHQQKQRPQAVKTIIANNRQMPKNNQQTGPAEQHMNHQHQPNYKLNRQYNSNNNNNANDHIDRSNGSNNRNDNKHRGVQGHHDQFGIVHENNQNNSNIKNNYHNNFTMSKINNINTSNVAKNINGDANSAPRSIPKLAIIDTATTTMTTKASATTATMKTTASTPADQKGLPLKSIAGIQHTLPSTSTPVQQPIPQNTKLLNINTVPHFIANHVPPTTKSPRLATGDMRTLHFRRSVSNNPFLQNQPLRNQNIETSSTEKIFKQTTFMQNPFFQNHNLPNPSNQIPLVPNNESTQNPWLHNITPKPTNPGYAMQNPYTPVAASNPFIPNFPIQTPSEPSPDRTPDPFMPFMPNFPFNPSTSIPNKMSTQSVPAVSTSAQNDTQSVIKSQTDKNISSTPSTSSTSTTQSIVTPSSAIRAPTISPALNELIKKGAIIFPDLLYPTTTTSSARQLIDIRRR